The Pseudomonas nunensis genome includes the window ACCAACAGCCAGTCCCGCATTTGGCCGAACCACTGCCTTACTCCCACCCGCGATGCCTTGTTATAGTTCGGGCCTCATTTTCTGCCCGGTCAAGGATCTCTGCCATGTCTCAGTACACCGCGTTCACCGTCGAACTCGCCGACAAAATCGCTCATGTGCAGATCAACCGTCCGGAAAAGATCAACTCGATGAACGCCGCGTTCTGGAGCGAGATCATCGAGATTTTCCAATGGGTCGACGACACCGACGAGGTGCGGGTGGTGGTCCTGAGCGGCGCCGGCAAGCACTTTTCTTCCGGTATCGACCTGATGATGCTCGCTGGCGTGGCCAATGAACTGGGCAAGGACGTCGGCCGCAATGCGCGCCTGCTGCGCCGCAAGATTCTCGCCCTGCAAGCCTCGTTCAATGCCGTCGATAATTGCCGCAAACCGGTGCTCGCGGCGATCCAGGGTTATTGCCTGGGCGGCGCCATCGACCTGATCGCCGCCTGCGACATGCGCTACGCCGCTGAAGACGCGCAATTCTCGATCAAGGAAATCGACATCGGCATGGCCGCCGACGTCGGCACGTTGCAACGCTTGCCGCGGATCATCGGTGACGGCATGCTGCGTGAACTGGCTTACACTGGTCGCAACTTCGGGGCCGAGGAAGCGCGTGGCATGGGACTGGTCAATCGCGTCTACAGTGACCGCGACAGCCTGCTCGATGGCGTGATGGGCATTGCCCGCGAGATCGCCGGCAAGTCGCCGATTGCGATTACCGGCACCAAAGAGATGATCAGCTACATGCGCGACCATCGCATCGACGACGGCCTCGAATACGTCGCCACCTGGAACGCCGCCATGCTGCAATCCACCGATTTGCGCGTGGCCATGGCCGCCCATATGAGCAAACAGAAACCCGAATTTCTGGACTGATTAACCATGATTTCACGCTGGACCACCGCAGTACTGGACACCGATCAACCCGGCGGCTGGGCCGTGGCGCGCAGCCCCGAAGGCTTTCTGTTCGATGACAACGGCGCGCTGTTCCCACGGGAATGGCTCAAGCGCCAGGACCTGTCGATCCTTGCCGAACACGGCATCGGTCACCTCGATGGCGAGCCGGTCTATTTACTGGAATTGCGCAGCCCCAGCGAAGTACCGGGCTGCAACTGGAAAGGCTTGCGGGCGTTCATGCTTGAAGGCGATCACACCGTCTACAAGGTGCTTGGTTACGCCGCGCAGATCGGCACCTGGTACCGCGAACACCGTTTTTGCGGTAACTGCGGGCAAGCGACGCATCAGGTTCCCCGCGAGCGGGCGATGTACTGTGAGCCGTGCGATATCCGTTATTACCCACGGATTTCGCCGAGCATGATCGTGCTGGTCACCCGTGGCGATGAAGTGTTGCTGGCGCGTTCGCCGCGTTTCGTCACAGGTGTCTACAGCACGCTGGCGGGGTTTGCCGAGCCGGGTGAGTCAGCTGAGGATTGCCTGATTCGCGAGGTTCGCGAAGAGGTGCAGATCGAGGTCAAGAACATCCAGTACATGGGCAGCCAGTGCTGGCCGTTCCCGCACTCGATGATGTTGGGTTTCCACGCGGAATATGCGGGTGGCGAGATCGTCTGTCAGGAAGACGAAATCGAAGACGCCCAGTGGTTCAACATCCACGCGATGCCGCCGTTGCCGGCATCGCGCTCGATTGCCCGTTACCTGATCGACGTCTACCTGGCGCGGCGCTTAGGCCACGCTGAACCAGTGTTGCCAGGCTAGCCGCACGGTCAGGCCCAGCACCACGGTGATGAACACCGGGCGAATGAACTTGGCACCGCCGCTGATGGCGGTGCGCGCGCCGAAGAACGCGCCGACCATCACCGACACGCCCATGCTCAGGCCGATGATCCAGTCCACTTGCCCGGAAAACACGAACACCGACAGCGCCGCAATGTTGCTGACGAAGTTCATGCTGCGTGCCACGCCGCTGGCCTTCACCAGGTCGATGGGGTACATGAGCAGGCTGCTGACGGTCCAGAACGCACCCGTGCCGGGGCCGGCCACGCCATCGTAGAAACCGAGGCTGAAGCCTTGGGTCGATTGCCACTTTTTCTTGATCGGCGCGTCGCTGTCCAGCGGCGCTTTCGGCGTGCCACCGAACAACAGGTACACGCCGCAGGCGAAGACGATCACCGGCAGCATCTTGTTCAGCCATTCAGCGGGCAGATAATGCGCGACCACTGCACCGGTCAACGCGCCAACCAGCGTGCCGACGATGGCATGTACCCATTGCTTCGGATGGAACAGCTTGCGGCGGTAGAAGGTGAAACTGGCGGTGGCCGAGCCGAAGGTCGAACTCAACTTGTTGGTGCCCAGCACCAGGTGCGGCGGCAGGCCGGCGGTCAGCAAGGCCGGGGTGGTGAGCAGACCGCCACCGCCAGCGATGGCGTCGATGAAACCGGCAATGAAAGCGACAAAGGCCAGAATGGCCAGGGTGGTGAGGTCAACGCTGAGTTCGAAAGGCATGGAATCGGCTTATTCGGCGGGGCGCCGAAGGTGGGCTGCGGGAAGGGCTCATATCTTACCCACATCCAACTTCTGCGGCGACCCGTCTGGCGCTTTCGCGAGCAAGCCCGCTCCCACAGGGGAACGCATTTCAAAATGTGGGAGCGGGCTTGCCCGCGAAGGCGTCATCCCTGACGACACATCACTTGCGCTGCGGCCCATTCCCGATCTGCCACACAAACGGCGGTTCGGTCCCGTTGATCGCCCAATCCCCGATAATCCGCGCCTTGTAGATCACCGGATTGTGCGACGACACCGTCCGCGCATTGCGCCAATGCCGATCCAGGGATTTCCCCTGGCGAATATCCGAAGCCCCCAGCGCATTGAACAGTTCACTGGTCGCGCGCTGGATCAATTCGGTGACCACCACTTGCGCCTTGGCCGATTCGATTTCCGCCGCGACATTCGCCGCCTGTTCTAACGCATCATCACCCGAGAAGCGTGCCTCATAAGCCCTTTGCGCCGGTTGCGCCGCCTTCAACGCGCTGGCCTCGGCCGCATACACCAACGCCGCAATCTCACCGACCACCTGCTGCACCTGCGCATCCTGGCTGACATGCGGGGCATTGCCATGGCTGTAGATGCGTTTGCGCTCGCGCACCTGATGCGCCACATCGCGTAACGCGGCGCGGCCGATGCCGGCCAGGGACGCCAGCAGCACCAGTTGATAGAACGCAGTCTGGTATTTGAAACGGGTTGCGAAGTCGATGATGTTTTCGGCGTCGACTTCGGCATCGATAAACCGCGACGTTCCGCTGCCGGTGGTGCGCTGGCCAAAACCATCCCAGTCATCGCTCTGCACAATGCCGGGTTGACGGGTGCGCACGGCGGCGATCACGTCGCCACCGGTGTCGCTGCGTTGGGCGTAGACGTCGATCCAGTCGGAAAAGATGCTGCCGGTGCTGTAGAACTTTTCGCCGTTGAGCCGCCATTGATCGCCGTGGGGCGAGACTTTGGTGATCACATCACCGATCGCCACGCTGCCGATTTCGGTCCATGCGCAACCGACGATGTCGCCGGCCACGAAGCGTTTGAACCAGACATCCCGCGCCGGGCCGGGCGCAGCGTTGAGTCGGTCTTCGGCAAAGGCGAAATGCCCGCGCAGGGCCTGGGGCACATTGGAATCAGCTTCGGCCAACTCGATCAACAGTTCGAACAGTTGCGGGACTGACGCACCGCCACCGCCATACTCCACGGGCACGCGCACGGCGCCGAAACCGGCTTCCTTGAGCCACTGAATCGGCTCGTATGGCAGGCTGCGGGACTGTTCGCGCTCGACGGCGCCGGCGGCGATGCGCTGGAAGATCGGCCGAAAACGCGCGGCCAACGCTTCGTAGTCAGTACCGGTGGAGAGAGGATTGATTACCTGGTGTTCGGTCATGGCACAGTTCCTGGGATCGGCAGTAGAGACCGGAGCGATTGCACGGTCCATGCCGAAGTTCGCAGGCCATGGTTTATGGGGTTTTGTCGATTCAGGAGTGGCTTGAACTGTTGCTGCACCAACAGCACAGCAGCAAATTGCCCCTGACACACCCGAATTCCTGTGGGAGCGGGCTTGCTCGCGAAAGCGGTCTGGGATTCAACATCTTCATTGGCTGACATACCGTATTCGCGAGCAAGCCCGCTCCCACAAGGATTTGGCCAGGCTGAAGACAGTAGCGGCCTGCGCGGGATTCGGTGCTGGCACGGTTGCTGCTCTTGTCCAAAGACTTCCCAAAAGTCCTGAGGACAAACCTATGAGTCAGCAAGCCGTCAAATTTGCCTACTGGGTACCGAACGTCAGCGGCGGGCTGGTGGTCAGCAAGATTGAGCAACGCACCCACTGGGGCATCGACTACAACCGCAAACTGGCGCAACTGGCCGAAGAGGCGGGGTTCGAATACGCCCTGACGCAAATCCGCTTCACCGCCGGCTACGGCGCCGAGTTCCAGCATGAATCCGTGGCCTTCAGTCATGCGTTGCTGGCCGCCACCACCAAACTCAAAGTGATCGCCGCGATCCTGCCCGGCCCGTGGCAACCGGCGCTGGCGGCCAAGCAACTGGCGACCATCGACCAACTCACCAATGGCCGCGTCGCGGTGAACATCGTCAGCGGCTGGTTCAAGGGCGAATTCCAGGCCATCGGCGAGCACTGGCTGGAGCACGACGAGCGCTATCGCCGTTCAGAAGAATTCATCCGTTCGCTCAAGGGCATCTGGACGCAGGACAACTTCACCTTCCGTGGCGACTTCTACCGCTTCGACAATTACAGCCTCAAACCCAAGCCACTGGGCCAGCCGGAAATCTTCCAGGGCGGTAGCTCTCGTGCAGCCCGGGACATGGCGGCGCGCGTATCGGATTGGTACTTCACCAACGGCAACACGCCCGAAGGCATCAAGGCCCAGGTCGACGACATCCGGACCAAGGCTGCGGCGAACAATCATTCGGTGAAGGTCGGGGTGAATGCGTTTGTCATCGCCCGCGACACCGAAGAAGAGGCGCGCGCGGTGCTGGCACAGATCATCGACCAGGCTGACCCGGAAGCCGTGAATGCGTTTGGCGATGCCGCGAAACAGGCGGGCAGGGCGTCGCCAGAGGGCGAGGGCAACTGGGCCAAATCAACGTTCGAGGATCTGGTGCAATACAACGACGGCTTCAAGACCAACCTGATCGGCACGCCGCAGCAGATTGCCGAGCGCATTGTGGCGTTGAAAGCGGTGGGGGTGGATTTGGTGCTGGCGGGGTTCCTGCACTTCCAGGAAGAAGTGGAGTATTTCGGTAAGCGCGTGTTGCCGTTGGTGCGCGAGCTTGAGGCCAAGGCACTGAGCCAACAGACCGCCGCAGTCGCCTAAACACCACAAATCCCCCTGTCACCACAAAACCCTTGTGGGAGCGGGCTTGCTCGCGAAAGCGGTGTGTCAGTCAACGATGATCTCGACTGACACGGCCTCTTCGCGAGCAAGCCCGCTCCCACATTAGGTTTGTGTGATCTTACAGACCCAGGTCGGATAGACCCGGATGATCATCCGGACGACGCCCCAGCGGCCAATGGAATTTGCGCTCGCTTTCCTTGATCGGCATATCGTTGATGCAGGCAAAACGATTGGCCATCAAGCCGTTCTCGTCAAACTCCCAGTTTTCATTGCCGTAGGAACGGAACCAGTTGCCCGAGTCGTCGTGCCATTCATAGGCGTAGCGCACGGCGATGCGGTTGCCGGTGAAGGCCCAGAGTTCCTTGATCAACCGATAATCCAGTTCCTTGGCCCACTTGCGGGTCAGGAAGCCTTTGGCTTCTTCGCGGTTGTAGGCGAATTCGGCGCGATTACGCCACTTGGTGTCCAGGGTGTAGGCCAGCGACAC containing:
- a CDS encoding crotonase/enoyl-CoA hydratase family protein, with amino-acid sequence MSQYTAFTVELADKIAHVQINRPEKINSMNAAFWSEIIEIFQWVDDTDEVRVVVLSGAGKHFSSGIDLMMLAGVANELGKDVGRNARLLRRKILALQASFNAVDNCRKPVLAAIQGYCLGGAIDLIAACDMRYAAEDAQFSIKEIDIGMAADVGTLQRLPRIIGDGMLRELAYTGRNFGAEEARGMGLVNRVYSDRDSLLDGVMGIAREIAGKSPIAITGTKEMISYMRDHRIDDGLEYVATWNAAMLQSTDLRVAMAAHMSKQKPEFLD
- the nudC gene encoding NAD(+) diphosphatase, whose amino-acid sequence is MISRWTTAVLDTDQPGGWAVARSPEGFLFDDNGALFPREWLKRQDLSILAEHGIGHLDGEPVYLLELRSPSEVPGCNWKGLRAFMLEGDHTVYKVLGYAAQIGTWYREHRFCGNCGQATHQVPRERAMYCEPCDIRYYPRISPSMIVLVTRGDEVLLARSPRFVTGVYSTLAGFAEPGESAEDCLIREVREEVQIEVKNIQYMGSQCWPFPHSMMLGFHAEYAGGEIVCQEDEIEDAQWFNIHAMPPLPASRSIARYLIDVYLARRLGHAEPVLPG
- a CDS encoding TSUP family transporter, translated to MPFELSVDLTTLAILAFVAFIAGFIDAIAGGGGLLTTPALLTAGLPPHLVLGTNKLSSTFGSATASFTFYRRKLFHPKQWVHAIVGTLVGALTGAVVAHYLPAEWLNKMLPVIVFACGVYLLFGGTPKAPLDSDAPIKKKWQSTQGFSLGFYDGVAGPGTGAFWTVSSLLMYPIDLVKASGVARSMNFVSNIAALSVFVFSGQVDWIIGLSMGVSVMVGAFFGARTAISGGAKFIRPVFITVVLGLTVRLAWQHWFSVA
- a CDS encoding acyl-CoA dehydrogenase family protein, yielding MTEHQVINPLSTGTDYEALAARFRPIFQRIAAGAVEREQSRSLPYEPIQWLKEAGFGAVRVPVEYGGGGASVPQLFELLIELAEADSNVPQALRGHFAFAEDRLNAAPGPARDVWFKRFVAGDIVGCAWTEIGSVAIGDVITKVSPHGDQWRLNGEKFYSTGSIFSDWIDVYAQRSDTGGDVIAAVRTRQPGIVQSDDWDGFGQRTTGSGTSRFIDAEVDAENIIDFATRFKYQTAFYQLVLLASLAGIGRAALRDVAHQVRERKRIYSHGNAPHVSQDAQVQQVVGEIAALVYAAEASALKAAQPAQRAYEARFSGDDALEQAANVAAEIESAKAQVVVTELIQRATSELFNALGASDIRQGKSLDRHWRNARTVSSHNPVIYKARIIGDWAINGTEPPFVWQIGNGPQRK
- the sfnG gene encoding dimethylsulfone monooxygenase SfnG, which produces MSQQAVKFAYWVPNVSGGLVVSKIEQRTHWGIDYNRKLAQLAEEAGFEYALTQIRFTAGYGAEFQHESVAFSHALLAATTKLKVIAAILPGPWQPALAAKQLATIDQLTNGRVAVNIVSGWFKGEFQAIGEHWLEHDERYRRSEEFIRSLKGIWTQDNFTFRGDFYRFDNYSLKPKPLGQPEIFQGGSSRAARDMAARVSDWYFTNGNTPEGIKAQVDDIRTKAAANNHSVKVGVNAFVIARDTEEEARAVLAQIIDQADPEAVNAFGDAAKQAGRASPEGEGNWAKSTFEDLVQYNDGFKTNLIGTPQQIAERIVALKAVGVDLVLAGFLHFQEEVEYFGKRVLPLVRELEAKALSQQTAAVA
- a CDS encoding DUF1348 family protein — encoded protein: MSSNAEVRPPLPPFTRESAIEKVRLAEDGWNSRDPERVSLAYTLDTKWRNRAEFAYNREEAKGFLTRKWAKELDYRLIKELWAFTGNRIAVRYAYEWHDDSGNWFRSYGNENWEFDENGLMANRFACINDMPIKESERKFHWPLGRRPDDHPGLSDLGL